The Prevotella sp. E9-3 genome has a window encoding:
- a CDS encoding Lrp/AsnC family transcriptional regulator codes for MAETLDETDLQILRTLQKNAKLTTKELADAVHLTPTPVFERQKRLEKKGYIKKYVAVLDAEKLNLGLQVFCKVKLKQINHKIADSFVHRIMRIPEVTECYNTSGAYDYLLKVRARDMKHYQEFVLNKLGEIEDLSSIESTFVMSEVKQNYGINI; via the coding sequence ATGGCTGAAACACTCGACGAAACAGACCTGCAGATTCTCAGAACACTGCAAAAAAACGCTAAATTGACCACAAAAGAGTTGGCAGATGCCGTTCATCTGACCCCAACTCCTGTATTTGAACGTCAGAAACGACTCGAAAAGAAAGGCTATATCAAGAAGTATGTAGCCGTTCTGGATGCCGAAAAGCTGAACCTTGGCCTACAGGTGTTCTGCAAAGTGAAACTGAAGCAGATCAACCACAAGATTGCCGACTCGTTTGTTCACCGCATCATGCGCATTCCCGAGGTAACTGAGTGTTACAACACCTCCGGTGCCTACGACTACCTATTAAAGGTAAGGGCACGCGACATGAAACATTACCAGGAATTTGTGCTCAACAAACTGGGCGAGATAGAAGACCTTAGTTCCATTGAAAGCACCTTCGTGATGAGCGAAGTGAAGCAGAACTACGGCATAAACATATAG